ATCTAGCTGGACGGTCTTCTTGTCCAATTCAAAATCGAGACTGCCCGCGTTCGCTTTTTCGACCACGTCGGTGGCCGTAACCGATCCGAACAACTTTCCGTCTTCGCCCGCACGCTCCGTGAACGTGAGGGACATCCCTTCGAGCTGAGACGCACGACGACGCGCCTCCAGGAAGTCACGACGCTTCCGCTCCTCGGCGAGCGAACTCTCCTCCTCGATCCGCTTCATGTTCGCATCAGATGCGACGTACGCGAGGCCTTGCGGGATCAAATAGTTGCGGCCGTACCCTGCCTTGACCTGAACCACCGCCCCGGCATCTCCCAGGTTCTCTACCGACTGCTTCAAGATGAGCTTCATAATTCCTCCGACTTGAGTCTCAAGCGGCCTGTGCACCAGCGCGTGCGCGCAGGTCCAGCCACGTATCTGCGATTCCAAGAAGCACCGTGAATCCGATCACGACCGGAGCCGCGAAGAGAATTCCAAGTGCGAACATCGTGATGCCAATAAATGTGAGTCCGCCGTTCACGAACACGACGACACCTATGCCCCGGAGGGCGTATAGCGAGCCCATAAAGACCGCGACGTTGGCCCCAAGTCGGCTGCCCCCGTCTTCCGGGAGTAAAGCGACCATCGCGAGTCCGGCAATCATCAACCAGACGAGATGGTCGTTGAATCGAAACCCACGAAGGGTCCCAACGTCCTTCTCTTCGGTCGGTGCCACCCGACCAAAGACCCACCATGCGAGGCCGAGAGCTGCCATCGTCTCGATCGCCATTAGGGCCGGAAACAGCTGAGCCTGGGCTTCAACCGTCTGATAGATCGCGGTAACCAGTGTTGGAGGCACCGCCTCTCCATCCCGGAGCACCGCAATCACGTCGAGCCACGTCGCGAAGCCAGACCGGAGATGATCCGTGACCTGCCAGTCAATGGCGGCCCACGCTCCCCGGCGTATGGTAAGGAAGACGCCCGAAATGACAATCGCACTTCCTACCGCGGCCATCGACCGACTCGTCAGACGCCAGTGGGGGACATATGTCGCCAAGGCGGCAAAAACACCTCCGGCGATCAGCGCCCACGCGCGTTCAACGAACCAGAGTCCATCACGTGGACCTGCAAGCACGACGAAGAAGCCAAAAATCGCCGCGACGACGATCGCACCTGTCCCCCGCCCCTCCAGACCCAGAAGAATCAGGAGAGGTACAGCAACGAGCACGATCGGCTGAAGAATCGACGTCGCAAGGACGACGCCGAGCAGTCCAGCCGCCCGGCGCCACCCTTTGCGAGTGTCACTCATTGCCTCGTCCGTCGTCATCGGTCTACTTCGCGTCCGT
This region of Longimicrobiales bacterium genomic DNA includes:
- the rplI gene encoding 50S ribosomal protein L9, encoding MKLILKQSVENLGDAGAVVQVKAGYGRNYLIPQGLAYVASDANMKRIEEESSLAEERKRRDFLEARRRASQLEGMSLTFTERAGEDGKLFGSVTATDVVEKANAGSLDFELDKKTVQLDDPIKATGTVHVGIRLHGDVEVQIEVNVEAEEG
- a CDS encoding DUF2232 domain-containing protein, translating into MSDTRKGWRRAAGLLGVVLATSILQPIVLVAVPLLILLGLEGRGTGAIVVAAIFGFFVVLAGPRDGLWFVERAWALIAGGVFAALATYVPHWRLTSRSMAAVGSAIVISGVFLTIRRGAWAAIDWQVTDHLRSGFATWLDVIAVLRDGEAVPPTLVTAIYQTVEAQAQLFPALMAIETMAALGLAWWVFGRVAPTEEKDVGTLRGFRFNDHLVWLMIAGLAMVALLPEDGGSRLGANVAVFMGSLYALRGIGVVVFVNGGLTFIGITMFALGILFAAPVVIGFTVLLGIADTWLDLRARAGAQAA